AGTGCAGTTTTTTTAAAGCATGAAGTGACTGGTTTTGAACCTGTTGGTGAAGATAACTATTATTCTGTAGTTCAATTAAGACCTCCTTCTGTTGTAGTTGTATTATGTGATTCTGGAGGCAATGCGAAAGCGATGTCTCAGTTTTTACACCCTAAGGCTGTGGATGCTATATTGACAAAACTGCAGCAGATGGGAATTAAAAGATACGAAGGAGAACCTTACCTTCCTACTTAGCTCTAAACGTTCCAAATCTCCGGTGTTGCTTGTTTAGCTAGTTCATACATTTTTGATACCAAGCTTCTTATCTCCCACTGTGCTTGAGGAGCAGTTCTTAAGCTTGCTATATGCTGCAGTGAAGCAGCAGACAGTGTCATAACGAGCTTAGTTTTGATAGAGTGTGGTATGATATAGCGAGCATCCTCCTTTGGTATTCCTAATGCTACTAGCTTCTCAAATACTTCCATTACTTGATTTACCGTTTGCTCAAACAGTTCTTTTGATTCTTTTTTACTAGAAACCGATGGTGGCACTACGAATGTCTCTCTTGATGCTGCAGAAAAGCGTTGTGACTCTTGATCGTAAGAAGCTAGTCTATGTCTGATCAGCTGATGTGTGGTTACTCTGCTTATGTCCTCGATTTCGAACATATATACTATGTGTTTCATAAGATCG
Above is a genomic segment from Conexivisphaerales archaeon containing:
- the thyX gene encoding FAD-dependent thymidylate synthase translates to MIVLLVWHTDPNPIFQASKKYGVTLNKLDLMKHIVYMFEIEDISRVTTHQLIRHRLASYDQESQRFSAASRETFVVPPSVSSKKESKELFEQTVNQVMEVFEKLVALGIPKEDARYIIPHSIKTKLVMTLSAASLQHIASLRTAPQAQWEIRSLVSKMYELAKQATPEIWNV